The Bacteroidia bacterium genomic interval GAAAAGAGGATATCTTCGGCAGTGATCTGTTTGCCATCCGGCCATTTGGCATCTGGGTCAAGTTCTGCTGTAAACTGGGTTCCATCTTCGGACAGGACCGGCAGTTCTTTTAAGAGTATGGGAACCATTTTCCCTGTGCGTACATCCAGGTCAATCAATTCCTGTGAAATGAGGTCCAGGATTCTATCGCGAACCCGTGTACGACCATTTGTGGGGTGGAGGGAAGAAGGCTGAGCAACGACCTGAACCACTACATCATTTGACTTCTGACCAGCGTAAATAATGCTATTACCTGTATAGGTATAATCGCCTTCCGTAACGCTTTGAGAAGTTTCCTTACATGAAAAAAACAGGGCCAGAAAAAGGCCGATCAAAAAAAATGCTCTCCCGTTCATACTATTTTGTAGTTTTGGTCTAAAATACAGAAAATCGACGAATGTCCGTTTCCGTAAATCATCTTTCTAAGGTATATGGTAGCCAGCGCGCAGTGGATGATCTGAGCTTCGAAGTAGAAGCCGGAGAGATCCTGGGATTTCTAGGCCCTAATGGAGCCGGAAAGAGCACTACCATGAAAATCATCACCTGCTTTTTACCTCCTACTGAAGGAACGGTAAGTATAGATGAATTCAATATACAGGATCATCCCCTGGAGATCCGCAAAAGGGTTGGTTATTTACCCGAGCACAATCCCCTGTACCTCGACATGTACGTACATGAGTTTTTGGAATTTGTGGGAAGAATCTACAATCTCGGGAAAGCTGATCGAAAGCGGCGTATACCTGAAATTATCGAAATGACAGGTCTGGGGAGAGAGCAACACAAAAAAATAGGGATGCTTTCCAAAGGCTATCGCCAGAGAGTGGGACTTTGCCAGGCTTTGATCCATGATCCTGAAGTGCTGATTCTCGACGAACCTACTTCCGGTCTTGATCCCAATCAAATTGTGGACATACGACAGTTGATCAGGGAAGTAGGGAAAGATAAAACCGTCATCTTTTCCTCCCATATTTTATCGGAGGTAGAGGCTATTGCAGAAAGGGTCTTGATTATTGATCGGGGAAAGATGGTTGCCGATGCGGCCACCGATCAAATCAGAAAGCTCAGCAAAGACGAAACGAAGATAGAAGTAGAATTTGAGAAGGCAGGTTTTGATATGTCGGTAGTGGAAAAGATAGCAGGAGTGAGTAGGGTAGAAACTGCTGGCGAAAATCTTTTTCAAATCTATTCGGATTCTGAAGTCGATATACGCAGGGACTTGTTCCAAATCTGTGTCGAACAGGAAAATGTTATCCTTTCTCTCAACAAGCAAACCTATACCCTGGAAGAGGCTTTCCGCAAACTGACAGGAAGTAAACAAACAGAAGCATAGCTCCATGAATGCTATACTAAGCATATATAGAAAAGAAGTAGCCAGTTTCTTCAACTCTCTGATTGCCTATGTGGTGATTGGTGTTTTTCTGATTGGTGTAGGGCTCTTCTTTTGGGTTTTTGAAGGCAATGTCCTGGAGACCCGTGAGGCTTCCATGCAATTGCTATTTGAAGCCGGACCTTATTTCTTTTTGTTCCTGGTACCGGCCATCACCATGCGAGCCTTTGCCGAGGAGATCAAAAGCGGGACCATCGAATTTCTGGCTACCAAACCGATCAGCGACTGGCAGATCATTTTAGGAAAATACCTGGCCGCCATCTTTCTGGTCTTCTTTTCCATCTTGCCAACAATCATTTATTATTTCAGCCTATCCAGTTTGGGAAATCCTCCCGGAAATCTGGATACAGGCGCGATCATCGGTTCTTATATAGGCCTATTTTTTTTAGGCAGCATTTATGCGGCCATTGGTCTCTTTACTTCTGCCTTATCTGAAAATCAAATCATCGCCTTCATACTGGGACTTTTTCTCTGTTTCTTCTTTTTTCAGGCCTTCGATCTCTTTGATGGACTGACGAAAGTCGGCATACTTGCCCATTATGAAAGCATAAGTAGAGGTGTGATCGATACCCGGGACTTGCTGTATTTTCTCAGCTTTGTGGGAATCGCTCTGGTCGCTACGAAATGGGTATTGGAGAGGAGGAAGAAATAAATAGGTGTTAGCTGTTTTGCGTGTTAGGGTATTAGCGTTTAAGACCTCTCTAACACCCAAACACACTAACACACAAACACAACTTTAAATGTCCAAGACATTAACATACATCCTGATCATCGGAGGGCTTGTCCTCCTGAATGTCTTCAGTGATAGTCTTTTTCAGCGGATTGATCTGACAGAGGAAAAGCGCTATTCGCTTTCGGAGGTAAGTAAAGAAACCATGGATTCTCTGCAATATCCCATGCAGGCCATGGTCTATATGGAAGGAGACTTCCCTCCCAATGTTAGGGCGTTGCAAGAGGCGTTGCGCACGACCCTCATCGAACTGGATCAGTATTCGGGAAGGAATCTGGAATATGAATTTATTCTCCCGACTCCGGAATTGGAAAATGAATTTGTCCAAAGAGGATTTTTCCCTTTAGAGGTTGATGTGAAAGTATCAAGCGCGGAAAGACGAAAGCAGAGAGTTTGGCCTTTACTGAGGTTGAAATATGGAGAAAGAGAGACCTTTGTGGATCTCTTGAAAGGAAGTACGGTCATGACTGCTACAGGTCCTACTCCCAGTTTCTTAAAAGCGGAAGCTGATTTGGAATACAAACTCATCTCTGGAATGCGAAAGATTAGCAGTTCGAGAGCCGGGATTGTTTTATTTCTGGAGGGACATGCTGAGAAGAAGATAGAAAGCTTACCTGAATTGAGGGCTTCTTTGGGAAGTAATGGCTATCAATTGGCCACCTTTAACATGAATAATCCCCATGAAGGTCGTATTCCTCCGGTAGCTGATGTCGTAATGATTATTCAGCCCGAAACTCCTTTCTCTGAAAGAGATAAATACGAATTGGATCAATACCTGATGGGAGGAGGCAGTGTGTTGTGGATTATGGACAATGAGCGTGTTGACCTGGATGTATATGAAGGACGCTCCACCCAAACAGAACTTCGGGAACTCAATCTGGATGATATGTTCTTCCAGTATGGCTACAAGATCAACTATGACCTGATTCAGGATCTTTCCAGCGGCTCGATAGAACTTTTTCAGGAAACAGATGGGAGAGGAAGTTTCTCAACCGAGAAATGGGTCTTTCATCCGGAAACCTATGCTTTCCCTCAACATCCTATCAGTCGAAATGTAGATTTGGCTCTGGCGAGATATCCTGCAAGCATAGATACCCTTGCAGTTAAAGGTTCAGTGAAAAGATCTGTTTTTTATCAATCTTCTCCTCAAAGTAGATTAGCAAAAGGAATTCAGTTTATCAATGTTGTAGCTTATACTCAGGATCCTTTACCACCTCAGGCATTTAATGAAGGTCCCAAGATCATGGGTCTTTTAAGCGAAGGAATTTTCACTTCTTTATTTAGAGGGAGAGATGTTCCCGCTGATTCTTTGACTCCTGCGCTTGCTCAGCCTCCTTTCATCGAACAAAACAATCCTCTTTCGACTGGAAAAATCGTCGTGATTTCAGATGGAGACTTTGTTTCCCCTAAAAAATTCCGTGGTCAAAGTCAGACTCCGGATGGACGGAGCTATCCCATGCCTCCCGACAACAAAATTCTGGTCATGAATGCGGTCGATTATCTCGCGGGTGATATTGCATTATCCCGGATTCGTTCCAAGGAGGTTATCGCAAGAATTTTGGATGGAAAAGAAGTAGAGGCAAACACTAGCCTCATGCAAGTGTTAAATATAGGACTGCCAATCTTGCTGCTGTTGATTTTTGGTGTGATTAGATATTATTTCCGAAAACAAAAGCATGCAAAGCTAGCAATTGATTAACTTGCGCCTTGAAAACAGGAGCCGCAACCTAATATTCACTTCATGGGAAAGATTAAAAAATTACTTATCGCAAACCGAGGGGAGATTGCCTTGCGCATCATGAGAACTGCCCGGGAAATGGGAATCAAAACAGTTGCTGTTTATTCAGAAGCTGACAGAAATTCTCCTCATGTGCGATATGCCGATGAAGCATTTTTATTAGGACCTCCTCCTTCCACACAATCTTATCTATTAGGCGAAAAAATCATAGAAGTTTGCAAGCAAGCAGGCGTAGATGCCATCCATCCCGGCTATGGGTTCCTTTCTGAAAACTCCTCCTTTGTTCGTTTAGTTGAAAATGCGGGAATCACCTTTGTAGGACCTTCAGCGGAAGCCATGGATTTGATGGGCGATAAGTTATCGGCCAAGCAAGCTGTAAAAGCATATGATGTTCCTTTGGTACCTGGATTGGATGAAGCGATTACCGATGTAGAAGAAGCTAAAAAGATCGCCGTTGAGATTGGTTTTCCGGTACTGGTGAAAGCATCTGCCGGTGGAGGGGGAAAAGGAATGCGGGTCGTAGATCGCGTAGAAGATTTTGAAGACCAAATGAAACGTGCTGTTTCTGAAGCGGAAAGTTCCTTCGGAAATGGAGCCGTTTTCATCGAGAAATACCTGGCAGCACCTCGCCATATTGAAATACAGGTCATGGCCGATTCTCATGGCTATACCACTTACCTTTTCGAAAGGGAGTGTTCAGTCCAAAGAAGGCATCAAAAAGTAATAGAAGAAGCTCCGAGTGGCGTTTTGACTCCTGAATTGCGCAAGCAAATGGGAGAAGCTGCAGTCGATGTTTGTAAAGCCTGTAAGTATGAGAATGCTGGAACCGTGGAGTTCCTGCTCGATGCGGATATGAGCTTCTATTTTTTGGAAATCAATACCCGTCTTCAGGTAGAGCATCCGGTTACAGAAATGATCACTGGACTGGATTTGGTGCGGGAGCAAATTCGAGTAGCAGAAGGAGAAGCCTTAAGCTTCAAGCAGGAGGAATTAGAAATCAATGGACACTCCATTGAAGTTCGCGTGTATGCGGAAGATGCGAGAAATAACTTCCTGCCGGATATTGGTACCTTGCATGTCTATAAGAGACCTCAGGGATATGGAATTAGGGTAGATGATGGATTTGAGGAAGGCATGGATATTCCCATTTATTATGATCCCATGCTGGCCAAATTGATCGTACATGCGGAAGATAGAGAGGCAGCCATCCGCAAAATGATTCGCGCGATTGATGAGTATGAAATTTTGGGCGTGCAGACGACCATGGATTTTGCCCGCTTTGTTATGGAGCATGAGGCATTTACCAGTGGAAAATTTGATACCCATTTTGTAAAAAAACACTTCAAACCCGAATACCTCGACAAGGAATTGACGAAGGAAGAAGAGCAATTGGCAGCTTTAGTTGCTACTTTGGCCTATGAAGAAAGTGAAGGGCCAAGAGTAGAAAGTAATCAGGCTCATCCCTACAGGCAGCAAAGTGCCTGGCAGATTAGAAGGTCCTAGATCTTCTCTCGCTATAAATACTAGCTTAGATAATGTCTCATAAGCAAAGACATCGGGGACAAAACTCGAAGGATCCTGCACTTTTCACAGAAAAGTTCATTGAGATTCTCAATCAGGCCGTGGATCATCTATCCTGGCTGATTAGCCGAGGCTACTCTGATAAATCTGCTTTGAAACTGGTTGGAGATCGATTCAAATTGAGGCAAAGGCATAGAAAAGCCCTGTACAGAGCTTATTGTACAGATCAGGCCCGCGAATCCCGAAAATCTAAAGAACTTTCCCTCCATCAATTGGCCGGGCAGACCCTGGGCATAGATGGGTATAATTTATTGATCAGCATTGAAAGCGGACTAGCCGGAGGATTGGTTTTTGAGTGCAGGGACGGAACTTATCGGGATATTGCCAGTATCCATGGTACGTACAGAAGGGTAGAGGAAACCTTACCTGCTTTGAAGTTGATCGGACATTCCATCCGGGAACTCGGCATAGAAAAATCCTGCTGGTTTCTGGATCAACCCATTTCCAATAGTGGTCGACTTAGACACATGATGTTGGAAATTTCAGAAGCTCATGGTTTCGGTTGGGAGATCGAACTGGTCAATAATCCCGATAAAGCAATCGCAGAAAACAAAAACTGGGTCGCTGTATCCTCGGATGGATGGATTTTGGACCAATCTTCAAAATGGTTTAACCTCAATCGCTACATCATAGATCAGATGCCTGAGGCGAATGTCGTAATTCTCTCAGGCACAGAGCAACATTCTTAGCCCGGATCAGTATATTTACAGAAGAATTTCCACTATGCAATTATATACCTGGTTTTATTCCTTATCCGAAGCTTTGAGTCCTGAAAAGGAAGCTGCTCTGAAGGCTGATTTCACCCAATTCCTCTCTCAATGGAAATCGCATGGTGTCCCTGTGGAGGGAATGATCGAAATCCGTTATGGGCAATTTGTTGTAGTAAAATCTGATTCCTCAGATAGCCGACCTTCAGGTTGCTCGATTGATAGCTTGAAAAGGGCCGTTACTTCTATTCTGAATCATCATGGCCTGGAAGTGCTTGATCC includes:
- a CDS encoding Gldg family protein, with the protein product MSKTLTYILIIGGLVLLNVFSDSLFQRIDLTEEKRYSLSEVSKETMDSLQYPMQAMVYMEGDFPPNVRALQEALRTTLIELDQYSGRNLEYEFILPTPELENEFVQRGFFPLEVDVKVSSAERRKQRVWPLLRLKYGERETFVDLLKGSTVMTATGPTPSFLKAEADLEYKLISGMRKISSSRAGIVLFLEGHAEKKIESLPELRASLGSNGYQLATFNMNNPHEGRIPPVADVVMIIQPETPFSERDKYELDQYLMGGGSVLWIMDNERVDLDVYEGRSTQTELRELNLDDMFFQYGYKINYDLIQDLSSGSIELFQETDGRGSFSTEKWVFHPETYAFPQHPISRNVDLALARYPASIDTLAVKGSVKRSVFYQSSPQSRLAKGIQFINVVAYTQDPLPPQAFNEGPKIMGLLSEGIFTSLFRGRDVPADSLTPALAQPPFIEQNNPLSTGKIVVISDGDFVSPKKFRGQSQTPDGRSYPMPPDNKILVMNAVDYLAGDIALSRIRSKEVIARILDGKEVEANTSLMQVLNIGLPILLLLIFGVIRYYFRKQKHAKLAID
- a CDS encoding DUF434 domain-containing protein — its product is MSHKQRHRGQNSKDPALFTEKFIEILNQAVDHLSWLISRGYSDKSALKLVGDRFKLRQRHRKALYRAYCTDQARESRKSKELSLHQLAGQTLGIDGYNLLISIESGLAGGLVFECRDGTYRDIASIHGTYRRVEETLPALKLIGHSIRELGIEKSCWFLDQPISNSGRLRHMMLEISEAHGFGWEIELVNNPDKAIAENKNWVAVSSDGWILDQSSKWFNLNRYIIDQMPEANVVILSGTEQHS
- the gldA gene encoding gliding motility-associated ABC transporter ATP-binding subunit GldA, which gives rise to MSVSVNHLSKVYGSQRAVDDLSFEVEAGEILGFLGPNGAGKSTTMKIITCFLPPTEGTVSIDEFNIQDHPLEIRKRVGYLPEHNPLYLDMYVHEFLEFVGRIYNLGKADRKRRIPEIIEMTGLGREQHKKIGMLSKGYRQRVGLCQALIHDPEVLILDEPTSGLDPNQIVDIRQLIREVGKDKTVIFSSHILSEVEAIAERVLIIDRGKMVADAATDQIRKLSKDETKIEVEFEKAGFDMSVVEKIAGVSRVETAGENLFQIYSDSEVDIRRDLFQICVEQENVILSLNKQTYTLEEAFRKLTGSKQTEA
- a CDS encoding acetyl-CoA carboxylase biotin carboxylase subunit yields the protein MGKIKKLLIANRGEIALRIMRTAREMGIKTVAVYSEADRNSPHVRYADEAFLLGPPPSTQSYLLGEKIIEVCKQAGVDAIHPGYGFLSENSSFVRLVENAGITFVGPSAEAMDLMGDKLSAKQAVKAYDVPLVPGLDEAITDVEEAKKIAVEIGFPVLVKASAGGGGKGMRVVDRVEDFEDQMKRAVSEAESSFGNGAVFIEKYLAAPRHIEIQVMADSHGYTTYLFERECSVQRRHQKVIEEAPSGVLTPELRKQMGEAAVDVCKACKYENAGTVEFLLDADMSFYFLEINTRLQVEHPVTEMITGLDLVREQIRVAEGEALSFKQEELEINGHSIEVRVYAEDARNNFLPDIGTLHVYKRPQGYGIRVDDGFEEGMDIPIYYDPMLAKLIVHAEDREAAIRKMIRAIDEYEILGVQTTMDFARFVMEHEAFTSGKFDTHFVKKHFKPEYLDKELTKEEEQLAALVATLAYEESEGPRVESNQAHPYRQQSAWQIRRS
- a CDS encoding ABC transporter permease is translated as MNAILSIYRKEVASFFNSLIAYVVIGVFLIGVGLFFWVFEGNVLETREASMQLLFEAGPYFFLFLVPAITMRAFAEEIKSGTIEFLATKPISDWQIILGKYLAAIFLVFFSILPTIIYYFSLSSLGNPPGNLDTGAIIGSYIGLFFLGSIYAAIGLFTSALSENQIIAFILGLFLCFFFFQAFDLFDGLTKVGILAHYESISRGVIDTRDLLYFLSFVGIALVATKWVLERRKK